Proteins co-encoded in one Erinaceus europaeus chromosome 2, mEriEur2.1, whole genome shotgun sequence genomic window:
- the GDF9 gene encoding growth/differentiation factor 9 isoform X3 codes for MKRLYKAYATKDGIPKSNRSHLYNTVRLFTPCTQHKQTPGDHVTGTLPAVDLLFNLDRVTAVEHLLKSVLLYTFNTSVSLPSAVKCECNLVTKEPQFFHKTLPSAPYSFTFNSQLELKKKRKWIEIDVTTLLQPLVTSNKRNIHISVNFTCVQDQLQQPSKQNSSFNLTPLVRPLLLLYLNDTSAQAYHRWYSLHYKRVTSQCPHQKRGLSAHSRGEAAVGVKSSRHRRDQLPVSSVLRKPLTPASFNLSEYFKQFLFPQNECELHDFRLSFSQLKWDDWIVAPHRYNPQYCKGECPRAVGHRYGSPVHTMVQNIIYEKLDSSVPKPSCVPAKYSPLSVLTIEPDGSIAYKEYEDMIATKCTCR; via the exons ATGAAGAGGCTCTATAAGGCATATGCTACCAAGGATGGGATCCCTAAATCCAACAGAAGTCACCTCTACAACACTGTCCGCCTCTTCACCCCCTGTACCCAGCACAAACAGACTCCTGGGGACCACGTAACAG GAACCCTTCCAGCAGTGGACCTGCTGTTTAATCTGGATCGTGTTACTGCTGTTGAGCACTTACTCAAGTCAGTCTTGCTCTACACTTTCAACACCTCAGTTTCTCTTCCTTCTGCTGTTAAATGTGAGTGCAACTTGGTGACAAAAGAGCCACAATTTTTTCACAAGACTCTCCCCAGTGCACCGTACTCATTTACCTTTAATTCACAGTTGGAATTGAAAAAGAAACGCAAATGGATTGAGATTGATGTGACCACTCTCCTTCAGCCTTTAGTGACCTCCAACAAGCGAAATATTCACATATCTGTAAATTTCACTTGTGTGCAAGACCAGCTGCAGCAGCCTTCAAAACAAAACAGTTCGTTTAATTTGACTCCTCTGGTTCGCCCCTTACTGCTTTTATATCTGAATGACACAAGTGCTCAGGCTTATCACAGGTGGTATTCTCTCCACTATAAAAGAGTAACTTCACAGTGTCCTCACCAGAAGAGAGGTCTGTCTGCCCATTCTAGGGGAGAGGCTGCTGTGGGTGTAAAATCTTCCCGGCACCGAAGAGATCAGTTACCTGTAAGCTCTGTGTTGAGGAAGCCACTGACACCTGCTTCTTTCAACCTGAGTGAATACTTTAAACAGTTTCTTTTCCCCCAAAATGAGTGTGAACTCCATGACTTTAGACTTAGCTTTAGTCAGCTGAAGTGGGATGACTGGATTGTAGCTCCACACAGATATAACCCTCAATATTGTAAAGGGGAGTGTCCAAGGGCAGTTGGGCATCGGTATGGTTCCCCAGTTCACACCATGGTACAGAACATCATCTATGAGAAGCTTGACTCTTCGGTGCCCAAACCATCATGTGTACCTGCCAAATACAGCCCCTTGAGTGTTTTGACTATTGAGCCTGATGGCTCAATTGCTTATAAGGAATATGAAGATATGATAGCCACTAAATGCACCTGTCGTTGA
- the GDF9 gene encoding growth/differentiation factor 9 isoform X2 — protein MVLYDGQDETPRLKPDSRALRYMKRLYKAYATKDGIPKSNRSHLYNTVRLFTPCTQHKQTPGDHVTGTLPAVDLLFNLDRVTAVEHLLKSVLLYTFNTSVSLPSAVKCECNLVTKEPQFFHKTLPSAPYSFTFNSQLELKKKRKWIEIDVTTLLQPLVTSNKRNIHISVNFTCVQDQLQQPSKQNSSFNLTPLVRPLLLLYLNDTSAQAYHRWYSLHYKRVTSQCPHQKRGLSAHSRGEAAVGVKSSRHRRDQLPVSSVLRKPLTPASFNLSEYFKQFLFPQNECELHDFRLSFSQLKWDDWIVAPHRYNPQYCKGECPRAVGHRYGSPVHTMVQNIIYEKLDSSVPKPSCVPAKYSPLSVLTIEPDGSIAYKEYEDMIATKCTCR, from the exons ATG GTTCTATATGACGGACAAGATGAGACCCCTCGGCTGAAGCCTGACTCTAGAGCTTTGCGCTACATGAAGAGGCTCTATAAGGCATATGCTACCAAGGATGGGATCCCTAAATCCAACAGAAGTCACCTCTACAACACTGTCCGCCTCTTCACCCCCTGTACCCAGCACAAACAGACTCCTGGGGACCACGTAACAG GAACCCTTCCAGCAGTGGACCTGCTGTTTAATCTGGATCGTGTTACTGCTGTTGAGCACTTACTCAAGTCAGTCTTGCTCTACACTTTCAACACCTCAGTTTCTCTTCCTTCTGCTGTTAAATGTGAGTGCAACTTGGTGACAAAAGAGCCACAATTTTTTCACAAGACTCTCCCCAGTGCACCGTACTCATTTACCTTTAATTCACAGTTGGAATTGAAAAAGAAACGCAAATGGATTGAGATTGATGTGACCACTCTCCTTCAGCCTTTAGTGACCTCCAACAAGCGAAATATTCACATATCTGTAAATTTCACTTGTGTGCAAGACCAGCTGCAGCAGCCTTCAAAACAAAACAGTTCGTTTAATTTGACTCCTCTGGTTCGCCCCTTACTGCTTTTATATCTGAATGACACAAGTGCTCAGGCTTATCACAGGTGGTATTCTCTCCACTATAAAAGAGTAACTTCACAGTGTCCTCACCAGAAGAGAGGTCTGTCTGCCCATTCTAGGGGAGAGGCTGCTGTGGGTGTAAAATCTTCCCGGCACCGAAGAGATCAGTTACCTGTAAGCTCTGTGTTGAGGAAGCCACTGACACCTGCTTCTTTCAACCTGAGTGAATACTTTAAACAGTTTCTTTTCCCCCAAAATGAGTGTGAACTCCATGACTTTAGACTTAGCTTTAGTCAGCTGAAGTGGGATGACTGGATTGTAGCTCCACACAGATATAACCCTCAATATTGTAAAGGGGAGTGTCCAAGGGCAGTTGGGCATCGGTATGGTTCCCCAGTTCACACCATGGTACAGAACATCATCTATGAGAAGCTTGACTCTTCGGTGCCCAAACCATCATGTGTACCTGCCAAATACAGCCCCTTGAGTGTTTTGACTATTGAGCCTGATGGCTCAATTGCTTATAAGGAATATGAAGATATGATAGCCACTAAATGCACCTGTCGTTGA
- the GDF9 gene encoding growth/differentiation factor 9 isoform X1, translating to MGLLSKFLWFCCFAWLYFPNSFSSQPSRRDAQNAATTELESGAKTWSLLQPLDRRDRPGLLPPLFKVLYDGQDETPRLKPDSRALRYMKRLYKAYATKDGIPKSNRSHLYNTVRLFTPCTQHKQTPGDHVTGTLPAVDLLFNLDRVTAVEHLLKSVLLYTFNTSVSLPSAVKCECNLVTKEPQFFHKTLPSAPYSFTFNSQLELKKKRKWIEIDVTTLLQPLVTSNKRNIHISVNFTCVQDQLQQPSKQNSSFNLTPLVRPLLLLYLNDTSAQAYHRWYSLHYKRVTSQCPHQKRGLSAHSRGEAAVGVKSSRHRRDQLPVSSVLRKPLTPASFNLSEYFKQFLFPQNECELHDFRLSFSQLKWDDWIVAPHRYNPQYCKGECPRAVGHRYGSPVHTMVQNIIYEKLDSSVPKPSCVPAKYSPLSVLTIEPDGSIAYKEYEDMIATKCTCR from the exons ATGGGGCTTCTCAGCAAATTCCTTTGGTTTTGCTGCTTTGCTTGGCTTTACTTTCCTAATAGCTTTAGTTCTCAGCCTTCTAGAAGAGATGCTCAGAATGCAGCTACTACTGAGTTGGAATCTGGTGCTAAGACTTGGTCTTTGCTGCAGCCCCTAGACAGGAGGGATAGACCTggcctccttccccctctcttcaAGGTTCTATATGACGGACAAGATGAGACCCCTCGGCTGAAGCCTGACTCTAGAGCTTTGCGCTACATGAAGAGGCTCTATAAGGCATATGCTACCAAGGATGGGATCCCTAAATCCAACAGAAGTCACCTCTACAACACTGTCCGCCTCTTCACCCCCTGTACCCAGCACAAACAGACTCCTGGGGACCACGTAACAG GAACCCTTCCAGCAGTGGACCTGCTGTTTAATCTGGATCGTGTTACTGCTGTTGAGCACTTACTCAAGTCAGTCTTGCTCTACACTTTCAACACCTCAGTTTCTCTTCCTTCTGCTGTTAAATGTGAGTGCAACTTGGTGACAAAAGAGCCACAATTTTTTCACAAGACTCTCCCCAGTGCACCGTACTCATTTACCTTTAATTCACAGTTGGAATTGAAAAAGAAACGCAAATGGATTGAGATTGATGTGACCACTCTCCTTCAGCCTTTAGTGACCTCCAACAAGCGAAATATTCACATATCTGTAAATTTCACTTGTGTGCAAGACCAGCTGCAGCAGCCTTCAAAACAAAACAGTTCGTTTAATTTGACTCCTCTGGTTCGCCCCTTACTGCTTTTATATCTGAATGACACAAGTGCTCAGGCTTATCACAGGTGGTATTCTCTCCACTATAAAAGAGTAACTTCACAGTGTCCTCACCAGAAGAGAGGTCTGTCTGCCCATTCTAGGGGAGAGGCTGCTGTGGGTGTAAAATCTTCCCGGCACCGAAGAGATCAGTTACCTGTAAGCTCTGTGTTGAGGAAGCCACTGACACCTGCTTCTTTCAACCTGAGTGAATACTTTAAACAGTTTCTTTTCCCCCAAAATGAGTGTGAACTCCATGACTTTAGACTTAGCTTTAGTCAGCTGAAGTGGGATGACTGGATTGTAGCTCCACACAGATATAACCCTCAATATTGTAAAGGGGAGTGTCCAAGGGCAGTTGGGCATCGGTATGGTTCCCCAGTTCACACCATGGTACAGAACATCATCTATGAGAAGCTTGACTCTTCGGTGCCCAAACCATCATGTGTACCTGCCAAATACAGCCCCTTGAGTGTTTTGACTATTGAGCCTGATGGCTCAATTGCTTATAAGGAATATGAAGATATGATAGCCACTAAATGCACCTGTCGTTGA
- the LOC103110765 gene encoding cytochrome b-c1 complex subunit 8 — MGRQFGHLTRMRHVITYSLSPFEQRAFPHYFSKGIPNVLRRMRASALRVVPPFVAAYLIYTWGTQEFEKSRRKNPADYENDM; from the exons ATGGGCCGCCAGTTCGGGCATCTGACGCGGATGCGGCATGTGATCACCTACAGCTTGTCTCCGTTCGAGCAGCGCGCCTTCCCGCACTACTTCAGCAAGGGCATCCCCAACGTGCTGCGCCGCATGCGGGCTTCGGCTCTCCGCGTCGTGCCGC CTTTTGTGGCAGCTTACCTTATCTACACGTGGGGGACCCAGGAGTTTGAAAAATCCAGGAGGAAGAATCCAGCTGACTATGAAAATGATATGTga
- the GDF9 gene encoding growth/differentiation factor 9 isoform X4 has product MGLLSKFLWFCCFAWLYFPNSFSSQPSRRDAQNAATTELESGAKTWSLLQPLDRRDRPGLLPPLFKVLYDGQDETPRLKPDSRALRYMKRLYKAYATKDGIPKSNRSHLYNTVRLFTPCTQHKQTPGDHVTGTLPAVDLLFNLDRVTAVEHLLKSVLLYTFNTSVSLPSAVKFGIEKETQMD; this is encoded by the exons ATGGGGCTTCTCAGCAAATTCCTTTGGTTTTGCTGCTTTGCTTGGCTTTACTTTCCTAATAGCTTTAGTTCTCAGCCTTCTAGAAGAGATGCTCAGAATGCAGCTACTACTGAGTTGGAATCTGGTGCTAAGACTTGGTCTTTGCTGCAGCCCCTAGACAGGAGGGATAGACCTggcctccttccccctctcttcaAGGTTCTATATGACGGACAAGATGAGACCCCTCGGCTGAAGCCTGACTCTAGAGCTTTGCGCTACATGAAGAGGCTCTATAAGGCATATGCTACCAAGGATGGGATCCCTAAATCCAACAGAAGTCACCTCTACAACACTGTCCGCCTCTTCACCCCCTGTACCCAGCACAAACAGACTCCTGGGGACCACGTAACAG GAACCCTTCCAGCAGTGGACCTGCTGTTTAATCTGGATCGTGTTACTGCTGTTGAGCACTTACTCAAGTCAGTCTTGCTCTACACTTTCAACACCTCAGTTTCTCTTCCTTCTGCTGTTAAAT TTGGAATTGAAAAAGAAACGCAAATGGATTGA